The genomic stretch AGTGGAAATGAAGTAAGCGGCAGCCGAACAGCTGCCGAATTTTACTAGGCTTTTATTGCTGTGCAGAAACTCACATCGGCATGGTGAGTTTGTGGATCGTAGGAGTGATAGAGCTCAAAACAAGGTCGATCATCAGAATCTAACCCTTGTTCAACCAGTTGTTCCATCAGTTCATCCCAAGCCAGAGGATACTGCTTAACATCCGTAATCGTTCTACGCATACAGGCATAGTGGCCACCGGTAAATGGCTTTATTTCCACGTCATTATTGCCTTCTACCGCTCCATCAAGCAATAAACAAACGTCGGTGCGGCATTTCTCCGCTGGTGTAATTTCTGGGTTGTCGTGATAGATAAAAATACAGGTATTATCCGCCAATCCTCTTGGGCTTGCCCACTGATAAAGTTTTTGTGTTGCTGGTTCATAATTCTTCCCATACTCGCCAGTTACACGTACAAACGCCAAATGGCTCGCCGGAAAATGTTGCATGTCCATGGTTATACTCCCTGTGTGAGATTTCATTCTAGTGTAGGCTGAACTGCGTTTCTCGACGTGTCCATTCTTGCGCAATGTGTGTCCTATCTTGCTGTTTCTGAGTAATTCAGCAAACTCGCTGATACTCTCACACTCCCTGACTTGAGATGGAGTCAAGGCAAAATGCTGTTTGAATGCTTTTGCCAAGCTCTGAGAACTGGAAAAACCAAAGCTCAACGCGGTTTCTGTGACGCTCAGTTTACGGTAAAACAGGAGAGTGGCGACTTTCTCCAAGCGTAATCTGCGAAGATGTTCATTTAATGTTTCGCCAGTGACGGCTTTGAAAATTCGATGGAAATGATAGGGAGAGAGGTGCGCAAGTGCAGCGACTTCTTCTAAGTTTAATGGCTCATCAAAATGCGCTTCGAGATGACGAATGACGGGGAGTAGTCGCTTGTGGTAGTCGGTTTTCATCAAAGAGTCGTTTGGAGTTGTCTTGACGAAAAGGGTAAATGAAAAGTTGCGCTGAATGAAAGAGAGCGAAGACAATTTTGTGCAATCGCAGATAAAAAAAGAGCCAACCGCAAAAGCTGCGCTTGGCTTATATACTTGTGAACAATCTGGTTCACTAACAACGTCAGTTGGCTAGGTGACCCTCGGCTTAATAAGGGTCAGTTAATATAAAGCACTATCCGTGCCAACTTTTTAAAGGGCGAAATTAGACGATTTTTGCCTAGTTTCTGTGATATTGATTGCTTAATGCACGGCTTTTCATTGCAAAACGCAATTGCATTTTGCACTTTGCATTTAAATTGCTACTGATAGCATTGATAAATAACATATTGATTCGGTGATCTATTCGCCTAAAAAGAAGACGGGAGCCTGTTGCTCCCGTCAGTCAATATTTGGATGGTGAGCGTTGCACTAGAGCATGACTAGGCTCGCTGTGCCTAAGAACGCAAAAAAACCAACCACATCGGTTACCGTTGTGAGTATCACCGAACCTGCCAGAGCTGGGTCAAGTTCAAACTTGTCGAGGACAATCGGGATCAAAACGCCAAACATGGCTGCGGTGACGATGTTGACCACAATCGCTAAGGAAATCGTCGCGCCAATGAGGGGAGATTGAAACCACAACGCCGCCAAACCGCCGATGATCACCGCCCAGAGAAGTCCATTGATTGCGCCGATGCCAAACTCGTTTTTGAACAGCGCGAAACGGTTACCGGGAGTAATTTGGTTGAGGGCCATCGCGCGGACCATAAGAGTCAATGTTTGGCTGCCCGCAATACCACCCATTGAGGCGACGATGGGCATCAGCACCGCGAGCGCGACCACTTGGGCGATCACCTCTTCAAACAGACCAATCGTGATGGAAGCCAGAATCGCCGTCAGCAGATTAATGCCCAGCCAAACGCCTCGCTTCTTTGAGCTCTTCATCACTGGAGCAAACAAGTCGTCGCCTTCATCCATACCAGTACCCGCCATGAGGCGAGCCTCGTAGATTTCTCGTTGCGTGGTTAGGGCAAATTGCCAGTCAATTTCACCGATCAAGGTTTGGTCTTCATCCACGACAGGCAGCGCGGGTAACGAGCTGTGTTCCACCGCTTCAACGGCTTCTGACAGCGCCATTTTGCTACTGAGCAAATTGACGGGATCAATGGTGAGATTTTTAAGCGTGGTCGTGCCTTCGCTGCGCAGAATCTCGTAGTAATTGACCACGCCGCGAAATTGCTTCTTTTTATTAATCAGATAAATCCGCTGTGGCGTGTCATAGCTGTAGCGCGCCATCAAGCGCTTCGCGCGATCAACCGAAATGGTGAAAGGAAGGGTGATGATTTTTCGCTCTGCCCAGCGGCCAAGCTCATCATCCCCATACTGGTTTGCCAGATCGAACAGTTCCAGTTCGTCCTTTTCGATCAATGAAAGCGCTTCATTGATGATCTCTTCTGGCAAAGAGTCCGACCATTCGATCAACGAGAGGTTGTCGAGTTTGGCCAGCGTCAGCTTCAGTTCGACTTCAGATAGCGCGGTGATGATCGAGTAGCGCACCTCAGAACGCATGTCAGTCAGCACATCAATGTGCATCTCTAGCGGTAACGCCCGCCATAAACGCACACGGTCATCGACAGGGAAAGCTTCGAGAATCAGCGCCACGGAACCCGATTCAAGGCCGTGTTCAATCGATTCGTTTAATAAGGCGATCTGTTCTGAGTCATCTGCTTTGGCTATCTGTTCGATAAGCAGGGGCAGATCTTGGAATTCGCTCACAAAGCATCCCCCGAAATAAAAATGAAAAATTGCGAGAGTTAAGGTACTTGAAAGTCTATGAAATTCAATGGTTGCGTGGAAAAATAATCAAACAGGCGGTAATAACGCTTTTTCTTTGTGCAGAGCAGCGTTACTTAGACAACGGCTAAACGGTATTTTTAAAATCCAGCTTGTAGAGTAGGTCCAACCTAAACGAGTTGATGCGCATTTCTTTGTGTTTATGATCAATATTTCGCCATGTGTGGTGAGCACGCTGATTTCTGGCGTGCCGCTGGAACAGATTGCCCAGCGGCTAGGCTATAGCAGCTTGACGGGGTTTAGCCGCATGTTTAAGAAACATCGCGGTGTGACGCCCAACCAGTACCCGATGGGGACCACACTGAACACAGAACAGCGGTTGCAGATTATCGATTGGGTAAGAGAAAAGCAGCGGTGGATCATTGAAGATGACTATGACAGCGAGTTTCAGTTTGCGCATCGACCTTACACCAGTTTGCAAGGACTGGCGGCGCAAGTCGGCGAAGCGCAGCAGGTCATCTATGTCGGTTCGTTTAGCAAGGTGATGTTCAATGGGCTGCGCCTTGGCTATGTGGTGCTACCCAAAGCTTTGGTCGAGAAGGCGTGTACGATTAAAGATGCCCTCACAGGTGATTCGCCGACGCACACGCAACTGGCGTTAGCGCAGTTTATTGCTGAAGGGGATTTGATGCGCCACATTCGAAAGATGCGCCGCATCTACAAGCAAAAACATCAGCAGATGGTGGAAAGCATTGCGCGACATTTTGCTTCAGAGCTCGAAATCATCAGTCAAGCCGCTGGATTACACATCACAGTGCGCTGGTGGCAGGGCATCACTGAGCAAGAGTGGGTGCGACGCGCCAAGGAGCACGGTATTATCGTGCGGCCGCTAAGCTATTATGAACATAGCGCCTATGAACAGAGCGCCGAAAAGCAACGTGATTGGCATGGTGCGGTGCTGGGATTTGGCAATGTTCGTATTGAGGATATTGACGACAAAGTGGCACTGCTGGCAAGCTTGTTCAAGGCCGATTCTGCCGTGACTTAAAGGAACTCTATTATGTGTCGTTGGTTAGCCTATCAAGGAGAGCCGATTTATCTTGATGAACTGGTATACAAGCCAGAGCATTCCCTTGTGCATCAAAGCCTTGAGGCGAGAAAAGCGGTAACACGCGTCAACGCCGATGGCTTTGGTTTGGGTTGGTATACCGAACGCTCTACGCCCGGGCAGTTTCACGAAGTGCTGCCAGCGTGGGGAGATGAAAACTTGCGTTCGCTGGCGCACCATATTCGCTCTCATCGTTTTATGGCGCATGTGCGTTCGTCAACGGGCGCTTCCGTGTCCCGCTCAAATTGCCACCCATTTATTTTCGAAAACTGGATGTTTTTGCACAACGGGCAAATTGCCTGTTTTGAGCAAGTTAAATTTGCCCTTGAGCGCTTGCTGCCGGAGAGTCTCTACGTGCAAAAACGCGGTACGACCGACAGCGAGTTGCTGTTTTTGCTGATGCTCAAAAATGGTTTGCAAGATGATGCGCTCACCGCGATTCGCCGCACGCTGGCTGAGGTGAATCATGCCATGAGTGATAAAACCATCTGTGAACCTTTTAAAGCGTCGATTTGCATTTCCGATGGAGAGCAGTTTTGGGTAGTCCGTTATAGCTCGGCAGGCGAGCCGCCGACGGTATTTATCGAGCAAAAAGGACAAGCGATCATCTTGGCCTCAGAGCCGCTGGATGCGGCAGGTAACTGGCAAAAAATAGCGCCACAGACCGTGACGCACATTCATCATCAGCAGATCGACAGCCACAACATAGACTAACTAAATCTGCGCTTTTTTAGCTTGTTTTTGCCCTTGGAAAAGAAACAGAGAGAAGATGGTTAACGCGTAGAGCATTGACCATCCTAAACAGACGAAAACCAAGGTACACAGCACAAGAGATAATGCTGCCAGCCATTTGGCGCTGCCACTCAGTAGTTTATAAGCCGCCAGCATGGCAAGCAGGTAAACCAGTACAAACACACTGTTGGCCAGTTTAAGGAAGAACTCCAAATCCAAGCCGGAGAAGTAACCGACCAAACAGGCAAGGGCTAAGACTACGCCGACGCTTAACGTCGCGTTAAATGGCACGCCACGTGAGGAAAGTTGGGCCATCTTCCCTTGCGGTTTATGGGCTCTGGCTTGCGCCCAGATCATACGTGATAGGCTTTGCGTGTAGAGATTGACGCTGGCAAAGCACGCAGAAAAACCAATGACGCTGATCAACACCTTGGCGTTGGCGCTAAAGAGTTGTTCGCTCAACCACGGGATCGAGGCACTATCAAACTGCGCGCTGCCGTACGCACCAAATTTGAGGATCACCACCGAACAGGCCCAATAGGTTGCCCCAGCAACAAAACAGCCAATAATGATGGCGATGGGGAAATCGCGCTGCGGATTTTTAAACTCTTCGCCCATATGGGCAAATGCTTCAATGCCGACAAAACACCAGAACATCACCGCCAATGCCGTGGTGATCGAATAGAGCGCGCTGCTTTCAAGCGCCGGCATGTGCAAATCACTCATGCCGACATCGCCTTGCCAGAAAAAAGCGCCGACCAGCGCGAAAATGGCCAGTGCAATCGCGGTTTGTAGGTGACCAGACGATTTTGCTCCAAGCAGATTAACGCCGACTAATAACGCAACGGTGATCAATTGTGCGCTGAGATTGCCATCCAGTGGCGCTGGCAAGAGTTGTTGCAAAAAGCCTGCAGCTAAAGCAATCGCGGCGGGCACACCAACGGGAATGACCGAAACGAACAGCCAAGCCACTGCGCTTTCTAAGCGAGGGTTAAAGGCTTGGCGAACGAAATAAGCCGTTCCGCCAGCATTGGGATAACGCTTGCCTAACTGCGCAAACGTCAGCGCCACCGGGCAAATTAGCACAAACAGAATCAGCCAAGCCCACAGCGAATAGTGACCCGCAATGCCTGCGGCGATCGCCGGGATCATAAATAGCCCGGTGCCCATGAGGGTGGTGGAGAGCTGTCCGATACCGGACAGTAAAGTAATTTCCTGTTTGAGTTGACCCATGGAGCGCTCCCTGCGTGTCTTAACACTTATGTTTATCATCAGTAGTTTGAAATCAATCCGACTCAGCATACTGGGTTCGGCACGAAAACACAGCAGACAATTTGCCTTGTTTGAGCGACGAATTGACGGAATCAGGCGCTTTCTCTTGGCAAAACGGCTTCAGTAAGGTGGAGATGGGTATCTGCTCGATTTACGGGTAGAATGCAACGACAAAAAAAGGAGAGGTTGCAGTGAGAAAAGATGGATAAGTTTGATAAAAAAATCATCACCATGTTGCGAGAGGATGCGCGTTGTTCTGTCACCGACATCGCCAAAGCGGTGAACCTGTCGCGTTCCGCGGTCACCGCACGGATCAATAAGCTGGAAAGCGATGGTGTGATTTTAGGCTACCATGCTGACATTGCCGACCCTGCAGCGGGGGAAAAAATCGGCGCGTACTTGGCACTGAAATTTGATACCTCCTCATCCAGCCATTTTTGCGAGTCATACGCCAAGCAAATTTATCTGATTGATGGCGTTAAGTGGTGCCATGCAATCAGCGGAGAAACCGATATGATGCTGTATGTCGAAGTGGCCAGCATGACTCGCTTAAATCAAATTCGTGAAGAGATCCAGGCTTATCCGGATCTCAAACACGTGATGACTCACATGGTGTTGAATGAATTTTTCAATATCTGTAAAGCATTCAAGCAATGAAGGCGTGTTTTACTGACAAACAGTGCCTTGCAAACAAACCGACCCTTTTGGCCGTGTGATTTACAGCGCATCGGATACTGGTTAAGGAAGTGTTTATGCTAAGCAATATCAACCTCAATTTGCTGCGTTCGCTGCATGTACTATTGGACGAGTGTCACGTTAGCCGAGCGGCTGAGCGTTTGCACATCACCCAATCGGCGATGAGCCGTCAGTTGGCACAACTGCGAGAATTGTGTGGCGACCCGCTATTGGTTCGCGATGGCAATCGACTTGTCCCTACCGCTCGCGCGTTGACGTTACAGAGCAAGTTATTGGGTCTGCTGGATGAGTTTGAACATCTATTTGCGGCACCTTCTTTTGTACCCGAGCAGTGGCAAGGGGAGCTTGTTTTCGCCTCAAGTGACTACGTCGCACAATATATTTTCCCAGCGGCCGCGCAGGCGCTCATGCAGCAAGCGCCGAGACTCAATCTCAGCTATCGTTTGTGGCAACCGGGCTATCTGACGGCGCTACTCGACAGTGGTATTCATCTCGCTTCGACCATGTTGCCTCAAGCGCCACGCGATCTTTCCAGTGTGCACATCGGGCAGGATAGTTCGGTTTGCCTGATGCGTGCGGAACATCCGCTGGCGCAGCAATCATCACTGAGCTTGGATGCTTTTCTCGCTTACTCACACATTAAAGTCACCGGTGGCGGCGATAAAGACTCGGCCACCGATCGCGCGCTGGGTGAAAAAGGGCTAGCACGCCGCATAGCGCTACAGGTGCCTTTTTTCACTGCCGCGGTCAACTGTCTGCTGCAAAGCGATCATCTGATGGTGGTGCCAAAGCATATCGCAGTGAATTTGGCGAAAAACCACCCTCTGGTCGATCTTCCGCTGCCGCTCTCCACCGAGCCGCATCAATACTGGCTGATGTGGCATCCCAAATACGATAGCGATTTAGCACACCGCTGGGCAAGAGAAGTGGTGTTAGCCATTATGCTCAGTTGCCAATACTCAATCGGTATGATTTCAGATCATCATCATCATGAAGAAGTTTGATTTCATTTCATTTTCAACTCAAGTTACTGTGCAGTTTTACCGGAGATGAACATGACACTGACTGTTTGGCTATCACTATTTACGATTTGTATTCTAGGCGCCATGTCGCCCGGCCCGAGTTTGGCTATTGTGGCGAAACATGCGCTTGCTGGCGGGCGAAAAAACGGTTTGGCCACCAGTTGGGCACACGCGTTTGGTATTGGCATTTACGCCTTTGTTACCCTGATCGGCTTGGCGGTGGTACTGCAACAATCCCCGCTGCTGTTTAAAACCATCAGTTACGCTGGCGCGGCCTATCTGGCGTATTTGGGCGTGAACGCGCTGCGCTCGAAAGGTGGCGTGGCTGCCAAATTGGAATCGGGCGAGCAGACCTCCGTATGGCAATCAGCAAAAGAGGGCTTTTTGATCTCGATTCTCAGCCCGAAAATTACGCTGTTCTTTATTGCTTTGTTTAGCCAGTTTGTTGCGCTGGGTAATGAGTTGAGCAATCAAGTCATCATCGTTGCGACGCCGTTTATTGTCGATGGTTTGTGGTACACCTTTATCACCATCGTGCTATCGAGTTCCAAAGTGGTGGATAAGATCCGCGCCAAAGCGCAGTTGATTGATCGGCT from Vibrio navarrensis encodes the following:
- a CDS encoding AraC family transcriptional regulator, which produces MKTDYHKRLLPVIRHLEAHFDEPLNLEEVAALAHLSPYHFHRIFKAVTGETLNEHLRRLRLEKVATLLFYRKLSVTETALSFGFSSSQSLAKAFKQHFALTPSQVRECESISEFAELLRNSKIGHTLRKNGHVEKRSSAYTRMKSHTGSITMDMQHFPASHLAFVRVTGEYGKNYEPATQKLYQWASPRGLADNTCIFIYHDNPEITPAEKCRTDVCLLLDGAVEGNNDVEIKPFTGGHYACMRRTITDVKQYPLAWDELMEQLVEQGLDSDDRPCFELYHSYDPQTHHADVSFCTAIKA
- a CDS encoding magnesium transporter; translation: MSEFQDLPLLIEQIAKADDSEQIALLNESIEHGLESGSVALILEAFPVDDRVRLWRALPLEMHIDVLTDMRSEVRYSIITALSEVELKLTLAKLDNLSLIEWSDSLPEEIINEALSLIEKDELELFDLANQYGDDELGRWAERKIITLPFTISVDRAKRLMARYSYDTPQRIYLINKKKQFRGVVNYYEILRSEGTTTLKNLTIDPVNLLSSKMALSEAVEAVEHSSLPALPVVDEDQTLIGEIDWQFALTTQREIYEARLMAGTGMDEGDDLFAPVMKSSKKRGVWLGINLLTAILASITIGLFEEVIAQVVALAVLMPIVASMGGIAGSQTLTLMVRAMALNQITPGNRFALFKNEFGIGAINGLLWAVIIGGLAALWFQSPLIGATISLAIVVNIVTAAMFGVLIPIVLDKFELDPALAGSVILTTVTDVVGFFAFLGTASLVML
- a CDS encoding class II glutamine amidotransferase, which codes for MCRWLAYQGEPIYLDELVYKPEHSLVHQSLEARKAVTRVNADGFGLGWYTERSTPGQFHEVLPAWGDENLRSLAHHIRSHRFMAHVRSSTGASVSRSNCHPFIFENWMFLHNGQIACFEQVKFALERLLPESLYVQKRGTTDSELLFLLMLKNGLQDDALTAIRRTLAEVNHAMSDKTICEPFKASICISDGEQFWVVRYSSAGEPPTVFIEQKGQAIILASEPLDAAGNWQKIAPQTVTHIHHQQIDSHNID
- the yjeH gene encoding L-methionine/branched-chain amino acid transporter, with protein sequence MGQLKQEITLLSGIGQLSTTLMGTGLFMIPAIAAGIAGHYSLWAWLILFVLICPVALTFAQLGKRYPNAGGTAYFVRQAFNPRLESAVAWLFVSVIPVGVPAAIALAAGFLQQLLPAPLDGNLSAQLITVALLVGVNLLGAKSSGHLQTAIALAIFALVGAFFWQGDVGMSDLHMPALESSALYSITTALAVMFWCFVGIEAFAHMGEEFKNPQRDFPIAIIIGCFVAGATYWACSVVILKFGAYGSAQFDSASIPWLSEQLFSANAKVLISVIGFSACFASVNLYTQSLSRMIWAQARAHKPQGKMAQLSSRGVPFNATLSVGVVLALACLVGYFSGLDLEFFLKLANSVFVLVYLLAMLAAYKLLSGSAKWLAALSLVLCTLVFVCLGWSMLYALTIFSLFLFQGQKQAKKAQI
- a CDS encoding Lrp/AsnC family transcriptional regulator, giving the protein MDKFDKKIITMLREDARCSVTDIAKAVNLSRSAVTARINKLESDGVILGYHADIADPAAGEKIGAYLALKFDTSSSSHFCESYAKQIYLIDGVKWCHAISGETDMMLYVEVASMTRLNQIREEIQAYPDLKHVMTHMVLNEFFNICKAFKQ
- a CDS encoding LysR family transcriptional regulator, with the translated sequence MLSNINLNLLRSLHVLLDECHVSRAAERLHITQSAMSRQLAQLRELCGDPLLVRDGNRLVPTARALTLQSKLLGLLDEFEHLFAAPSFVPEQWQGELVFASSDYVAQYIFPAAAQALMQQAPRLNLSYRLWQPGYLTALLDSGIHLASTMLPQAPRDLSSVHIGQDSSVCLMRAEHPLAQQSSLSLDAFLAYSHIKVTGGGDKDSATDRALGEKGLARRIALQVPFFTAAVNCLLQSDHLMVVPKHIAVNLAKNHPLVDLPLPLSTEPHQYWLMWHPKYDSDLAHRWAREVVLAIMLSCQYSIGMISDHHHHEEV
- a CDS encoding LysE family translocator; the encoded protein is MTLTVWLSLFTICILGAMSPGPSLAIVAKHALAGGRKNGLATSWAHAFGIGIYAFVTLIGLAVVLQQSPLLFKTISYAGAAYLAYLGVNALRSKGGVAAKLESGEQTSVWQSAKEGFLISILSPKITLFFIALFSQFVALGNELSNQVIIVATPFIVDGLWYTFITIVLSSSKVVDKIRAKAQLIDRLSGVVLILLALRVVVTI